In Topomyia yanbarensis strain Yona2022 chromosome 2, ASM3024719v1, whole genome shotgun sequence, one DNA window encodes the following:
- the LOC131681239 gene encoding general transcription factor IIH subunit 3, whose protein sequence is MDENKDASLLVIVLDTNPSQQIFRTNPHHLTQCLDSIVAFANAHLMQKAQNKLAVLSCHHHATEFLYPTPGKPLEIRQVDGQFEVFTLVEKTIKQKLAKVISEAPRLTAPAESLLAGSMAMALCYIARINRNKPPGVKINSRILVVTGSNECASQYMTYMNVFFTAQKQAVTLDVCALDKPLSLLQQGCDITGGQYLKLPQLDGFLQYLLWVFLPEPQMRCKLVLPPPVKVDYRAACFCHRELIDIGYVCSVCLSIFCKFSPICTTCHTVFKAPATIATKPKKKKMRM, encoded by the exons ATGGATG AAAATAAAGATGCCAGTTTGCTGGTTATTGTACTGGACACCAATCCATCTCAGCAAATCTTTCGCACAAATCCGCATCACTTGACACAATGTCTGGATTCAATCGTCGCTTTTGCCAATGCGCATCTAATGCAGAAAGCCCAGAACAAACTGGCTGTACTTTCATGCCATCATCATGCAAC TGAATTTCTCTACCCAACGCCTGGAAAACCACTGGAAATTCGCCAGGTTGACGGTCAGTTTGAAGTGTTCACTTTAGTGGAGAAAACCATCAAACAGAAGCTGGCAAAAGTGATCAGTGAAGCTCCGCGGTTGACGGCCCCCGCCGAGTCACTTCTAGCAGGCAGTATGGCAATGGCTCTATGCTACATCGCTAGA ATCAACCGCAACAAACCGCCAGGAGTAAAAATCAATTCTCGCATTCTGGTAGTAACTGGAAGCAACGAATGCGCTTCTCAGTACATGACATACATGAACGTATTTTTCACTGCACAAAAGCAAGCCGTAACATTAGACGTTTGCGCTTTGGATAAACCACTAAGTCTTCTTCAACAGGGCTGCGACATCACGGGAGGTCAATACCTGAAGCTGCCCCAGTTGGACGGATTCTTGCAATATCTATTG TGGGTCTTTCTGCCGGAACCTCAGATGCGTTGCAAGCTGGTGCTTCCTCCTCCGGTCAAAGTGGATTACCGGGCAGCTTGCTTTTGCCATCGGGAGCTTATCGACATTGGCTATGTGTGTTCGGTGTGTTTGTCGATTTTCTGCAAATTTAGCCCGATCTGTACAACGTGCCA CACTGTATTCAAGGCACCAGCAACAATAGCTACCAAaccgaagaagaaaaaaatgagaatgtga